The proteins below are encoded in one region of Campylobacter helveticus:
- the pepE gene encoding dipeptidase PepE: MKRRMILKVGVASLAALCLSVSSLSAKEAFNFPKDKQKALLLSSSGYKDTGYLNHALPWLKEFVEKNKLKGKKVAFIPYAGVRKSYDAYEKQVKKALKSLDVKIISVHKGKAADIIKNADAIFVGGGNTFELVNQLYKNELVELIAKRVSEGVPYVGWSAGSNVAGATMQTTNDMPIAEPESFNTFNIFPHQINPHFISGKPVGHNGESREERLEEFLILNPKSIVYALPEGVALLIDGKKVKVLGMDKEAPLLKLEHKKDISKIAIDSEFDY, translated from the coding sequence TCTTAGCGTTTCTAGCTTAAGTGCGAAAGAGGCGTTTAATTTCCCAAAAGATAAGCAAAAAGCTCTTTTGCTTTCAAGTTCTGGCTATAAGGATACGGGCTATTTAAATCACGCTCTTCCTTGGCTTAAGGAATTTGTGGAGAAAAATAAGCTCAAAGGCAAAAAAGTCGCTTTTATCCCTTATGCTGGAGTGAGAAAAAGTTATGACGCCTACGAAAAGCAAGTAAAAAAAGCGCTTAAAAGTCTTGATGTAAAAATCATCAGCGTGCATAAGGGCAAAGCAGCAGATATTATCAAGAATGCAGATGCTATTTTTGTCGGTGGGGGAAATACCTTTGAGCTTGTCAATCAGCTTTACAAAAATGAACTTGTCGAGCTTATCGCCAAGAGGGTAAGCGAGGGTGTGCCTTATGTAGGCTGGTCGGCTGGCTCAAATGTCGCAGGTGCTACTATGCAAACAACAAATGATATGCCTATCGCAGAGCCTGAGTCTTTTAATACCTTTAACATCTTTCCACATCAAATAAATCCGCATTTTATTTCAGGAAAACCTGTGGGACATAATGGCGAGAGTAGGGAGGAAAGATTGGAGGAATTTTTAATTCTTAATCCAAAATCCATCGTTTATGCTCTTCCTGAGGGTGTAGCCTTACTTATCGATGGTAAAAAGGTCAAGGTTTTAGGTATGGATAAAGAGGCTCCACTTTTAAAACTAGAGCATAAAAAAGACATCTCTAAAATCGCCATAGATAGCGAATTTGACTACTAA